A genomic window from Candidatus Thiocaldithrix dubininis includes:
- the rsmA gene encoding 16S rRNA (adenine(1518)-N(6)/adenine(1519)-N(6))-dimethyltransferase RsmA produces the protein MSHYQHHTKKRFGQHFLTDNSVIERMLQILRLQADDPVIEIGPGSGALTYPLLAQLKHLDVVEIDRDIIAWWQAQTPLQDKLTIHAQDALKLAIPSLQRDTRPLRVVGNLPYNISTPLIFHLLRNRAYIRDMLFMLQKEVVDRITAEPDSEHYGRLSVMVQYYCQPHYVLTVPPTAFSPPPKVDSAVVYLQPWQTPPHLAQDEALFYDLVAQAFSQRRKTLRNTLRGLLSTEQIELAGINPQQRAETLSVEDFVRLSNLL, from the coding sequence ATGAGCCACTATCAACACCATACCAAGAAACGTTTTGGTCAGCATTTTTTAACCGATAACAGTGTCATTGAGCGTATGTTGCAAATTTTACGCCTACAAGCAGATGACCCCGTTATTGAAATTGGTCCGGGTTCTGGTGCATTAACCTACCCGCTTTTAGCACAATTAAAACACTTAGATGTCGTAGAAATTGACCGTGATATTATTGCGTGGTGGCAAGCACAAACTCCATTACAAGACAAACTTACCATTCATGCACAAGACGCCTTAAAGCTTGCCATTCCCAGTTTACAGCGCGATACACGTCCCTTACGTGTTGTGGGAAATTTACCTTACAATATTTCGACGCCCCTTATTTTTCACTTATTACGTAATCGCGCTTATATTCGCGATATGCTGTTTATGTTGCAAAAAGAAGTAGTAGATCGCATTACGGCTGAGCCAGATAGTGAACATTACGGGCGTTTATCGGTGATGGTGCAATATTATTGCCAGCCACACTATGTGTTAACCGTTCCCCCTACCGCCTTTAGTCCGCCGCCTAAAGTAGATTCAGCAGTGGTCTATTTGCAGCCGTGGCAAACACCGCCTCATCTCGCGCAAGATGAAGCCTTATTTTATGATTTAGTGGCGCAAGCGTTTTCACAACGGCGTAAAACCTTACGAAATACGCTACGTGGCTTATTAAGCACAGAACAAATTGAGTTAGCCGGAATCAACCCACAACAACGCGCCGAAACGTTAAGCGTTGAAGACTTTGTGCGCTTAAGTAATTTGCTATAA
- a CDS encoding Ig-like domain-containing protein: MYKKKLFSAQWAALPLLFCSVTVLAGGSLTGSFGSHQQVVDNQAANLAPTCDSGNPARGECATPEVVSAPTPTVKAKAKVAQADTMAQAKQLGKEADGFIDESTETGSISTGYTGGQTRIGVGIDTEFKGKADLSHVFAESEDSATIGQGYLGVNPKADKDKGEENLTGAGAKISHHWVSKDANGQVSHVNKVFGAYDQNEAKDKKVTVGYGQENEQMFWSGHVSKGISDKREVGVLDDKAGTKVYEKAYDLGVGGRVGAYLPEQAMRVQGGVDYEWASKVADNEKKATQLTVTGGVEKFFPDSPHSINANIDVYKKSGGFVEGEQKTEVRGGVGYRYDIASEAGIWQPEQQYRRVRVEIPGEEIKQAPKVQRKLVKHTMELESDTFFKLNSAKLLPEAEERLLSVVAQIRASGHEGNIHIAGNTCDLGSDKHNKDLSERRARAVRDFLAKNGFNGNELLAEGFGEAQPKYPNTDDERHKNRRVDIEYVTYQNKYKDEVITQGGTTRTDPKVVWRKELIPAPPIWVRQALHNVADHKQRIDTYKTTEGNQGGDNGGSDPEAPIANPDIDNNFTIKSCKAASIDLAVLANDQGTGIRINTPAAATNTTYGVVAPNAAKTALVYQPKEGAVGTDAFYYTIVDANGVVSDKASVEVDVKACDSTPVNRNETDTAMTVVNTKIYIGLWNSGRDRDGNVLTLKTFDQTSTKGGSITSVNGKLQYTPKTDFIGVDTFKYDVTDSTGELIHVTVTVTVIGNTPITLVASNDEGSVEQGSKLSIDALNNDNPKTGVTLELLSAPQHGTVSIQDNHFVYTAPKDYTGDVTFTYVTVSGSNRSQPATVTVHITAPVNHAPIANDDPATTTQDTAVTIDVLGNDSDPDQDSISLKSFQTTSTKGGTVEKVNGKLVYTPAKGFYGNDTFTYTITDAKGLEATATVRITVNKGIDPGPVCVAAELGKDQIRFTYSNDPPTLDPYDVLSNDLGTDLQLVGLGKEGITRVITDAGTAQIVDGQIKFWPNAQSCAPTYFTYVVKDKCGNTAIGMVNIVVD; encoded by the coding sequence ATGTATAAGAAAAAATTGTTTTCGGCACAGTGGGCTGCGTTACCACTGCTATTCTGTTCTGTGACAGTTTTAGCAGGTGGAAGTTTGACAGGTTCTTTTGGTTCGCATCAACAAGTGGTCGATAATCAAGCGGCAAACTTAGCGCCCACCTGCGATAGTGGTAATCCTGCACGCGGTGAATGTGCGACACCTGAAGTTGTTTCCGCACCTACCCCTACTGTCAAAGCTAAAGCTAAAGTTGCGCAAGCAGATACTATGGCTCAAGCAAAACAGCTAGGTAAAGAGGCTGATGGTTTTATTGATGAATCCACTGAAACAGGCAGTATTTCCACAGGTTATACGGGTGGGCAAACCCGTATTGGCGTAGGCATTGATACTGAATTTAAAGGTAAAGCCGATTTAAGCCATGTATTTGCCGAATCTGAAGACAGTGCCACAATCGGTCAAGGCTATTTAGGGGTTAATCCTAAAGCAGATAAAGACAAAGGCGAGGAAAATCTGACTGGTGCTGGGGCTAAAATTAGCCATCACTGGGTATCTAAAGATGCCAATGGTCAGGTTTCGCATGTTAACAAAGTATTTGGTGCTTACGACCAGAATGAAGCCAAAGATAAAAAAGTAACCGTAGGTTACGGTCAAGAAAATGAGCAAATGTTCTGGTCTGGGCATGTCAGTAAAGGTATTTCTGATAAACGCGAAGTCGGCGTGTTAGATGATAAAGCAGGCACGAAAGTCTATGAAAAAGCGTATGACTTGGGGGTAGGTGGGCGTGTTGGTGCGTACCTTCCTGAACAAGCGATGCGCGTACAAGGCGGCGTGGATTATGAATGGGCATCCAAAGTTGCCGATAATGAAAAGAAAGCCACACAGTTAACCGTTACGGGAGGGGTAGAGAAATTTTTCCCCGATTCACCGCATAGCATTAATGCAAATATTGATGTTTATAAAAAGTCCGGCGGCTTTGTGGAGGGCGAGCAGAAAACTGAAGTACGTGGCGGGGTTGGCTATCGTTATGATATTGCCAGCGAAGCAGGTATTTGGCAGCCGGAGCAGCAATATCGCCGCGTGCGCGTAGAAATTCCGGGTGAAGAGATTAAACAAGCGCCGAAAGTCCAACGCAAGTTGGTTAAACACACAATGGAGCTAGAGTCTGATACCTTCTTTAAGTTAAATAGTGCTAAGTTATTGCCGGAAGCTGAAGAACGCTTATTAAGCGTGGTTGCCCAAATTCGCGCATCTGGGCATGAAGGTAACATTCATATCGCAGGCAATACCTGTGATTTAGGCTCTGATAAGCACAATAAAGATTTGTCTGAGCGCCGAGCGCGTGCTGTACGTGATTTCTTAGCTAAAAATGGCTTTAATGGTAATGAGTTATTAGCAGAAGGCTTCGGCGAAGCACAACCTAAATACCCCAATACGGATGATGAACGCCATAAAAACCGTCGTGTGGATATTGAGTACGTAACGTATCAAAACAAATACAAAGATGAAGTCATTACACAAGGTGGCACAACTCGCACCGATCCTAAAGTCGTATGGCGTAAAGAGTTAATTCCAGCCCCACCTATTTGGGTGCGTCAGGCTTTACATAACGTGGCGGATCATAAGCAACGCATTGATACTTATAAAACTACTGAAGGTAATCAAGGCGGCGATAACGGTGGTTCTGATCCAGAAGCGCCGATTGCTAACCCGGATATTGATAACAACTTTACGATTAAAAGCTGTAAAGCTGCGAGCATAGATTTAGCAGTGCTGGCAAATGACCAGGGCACTGGTATTAGAATCAATACCCCTGCCGCAGCTACTAATACTACTTATGGTGTTGTTGCACCGAATGCGGCTAAAACCGCTTTGGTTTATCAGCCGAAAGAAGGTGCTGTGGGGACTGATGCCTTCTATTACACCATTGTTGATGCCAACGGGGTGGTGAGTGATAAAGCTTCGGTCGAGGTGGATGTTAAAGCTTGTGATAGTACGCCTGTAAATCGCAATGAAACCGATACCGCCATGACGGTGGTTAATACCAAAATTTATATTGGCTTGTGGAATAGTGGTCGTGATAGAGATGGCAATGTCTTAACCCTGAAAACATTTGATCAAACTTCTACTAAGGGTGGTTCAATTACTTCAGTCAATGGCAAGCTGCAATATACGCCGAAAACTGATTTTATTGGGGTTGATACCTTTAAGTACGATGTCACCGATTCTACAGGTGAACTGATTCATGTTACGGTTACGGTTACTGTGATTGGAAATACGCCTATTACCTTAGTAGCCAGCAATGATGAAGGTAGTGTTGAACAAGGCAGTAAATTATCCATTGACGCATTGAATAATGATAATCCCAAAACTGGAGTAACCTTGGAGTTGCTGAGTGCTCCGCAACACGGCACGGTCAGTATTCAAGATAATCATTTTGTGTATACCGCACCGAAAGATTATACCGGCGATGTGACGTTCACTTATGTAACTGTCAGCGGCTCGAATCGTTCACAACCGGCTACGGTGACAGTGCATATTACAGCGCCTGTTAATCATGCACCGATTGCAAATGACGACCCCGCAACGACCACCCAAGATACCGCCGTTACGATTGATGTATTAGGCAATGATTCTGATCCTGATCAAGATAGCATTAGCCTAAAATCGTTCCAGACGACGAGTACTAAAGGCGGTACAGTCGAAAAAGTGAATGGTAAGTTGGTGTATACACCGGCTAAAGGTTTTTATGGTAACGATACCTTTACCTACACGATTACTGATGCCAAAGGCTTAGAAGCGACAGCGACAGTACGTATTACAGTAAACAAAGGCATTGACCCAGGTCCTGTTTGTGTAGCTGCTGAATTGGGTAAAGATCAAATTCGTTTTACCTATTCCAATGACCCGCCAACCTTAGACCCATATGATGTGTTAAGTAATGACCTAGGTACAGACTTACAGTTAGTTGGTTTAGGTAAAGAAGGTATCACTCGCGTGATTACTGATGCAGGCACTGCACAAATTGTCGATGGACAGATTAAGTTCTGGCCAAATGCGCAATCTTGTGCACCCACTTATTTTACTTATGTGGTGAAAGACAAATGCGGTAATACAGCAATAGGGATGGTTAATATAGTGGTTGATTAA
- a CDS encoding M12 family metallo-peptidase encodes MFGQSWSKHGLLSVVIFLTTIFLPSFSFAENKVMPNLFVTSQEAYDTSRITANNPTIKRTRLVNIDLNILNASKDNKNSAATPFILNLFDNKSLVAINKQVKVTNRGFIWEGFIQNEPLSTVTLVVNNNIVAGNIVYPNGRYQIRFVGNNVHSIQEIDERRMPADEPYVPSPQSSEPQVDLKKNTNQALDSADRIDVMVAYSATTRAAAGGTAAMQALIDLAISETNAAYVRSGVTFRLNLVHSVEVAYTEQSSLDHALNCITSTSDGCLDNIHSLRDTYKADLVSFWVENGGNYCGLAWLMQNVSSGFANNGFSTVATNCATGYYSFGHELGHNMGLRHDTFVDTSTTPYAHAHGYAYPAGQWRSIMAYNNACTAAGVNCTRLQFFSNPNKTQNGVATGHATTADNARVLNATASTVANFRQAGSSPTNYTLTVTKAGSGSGTVTSSPSGISCGTDCTEQYALNTGVTLTATATAGSSFTGWTGACSGSASTCTVSMNAAKTVTATFAPSTSSCSVGALSIGTTVSGTWAAGCNSVHRVGRFAKYYSFTLSSSKKVTIDLMSTTDTYLYLLSGRGTTGAILAFDDDAGDGSNSRISATLSAGTYTLESTTYNSGMTGSFTISVRDAPMLTVTKAGSGSGTVTSSPSGISCGTDCTEQYALNTGVTLTATATAGSSFTGWTGACSGSASTCTVSMNAAKTVTATFVPSTCSISTLNIGATTSGTWAAGCNSVHRAGRFAKYHSFTLSSRRTVTIDLTSTTVDTYLYLLAGRGTTGAVLAYDDDSGSSTNSKIVITLNAGTYTLESTTYRSSVTGSFTLSIR; translated from the coding sequence ATGTTTGGGCAAAGCTGGTCTAAGCATGGGTTGCTTAGTGTTGTTATTTTTCTCACAACTATATTTCTTCCTTCATTTTCATTTGCTGAAAATAAGGTCATGCCAAATCTATTTGTAACTTCTCAAGAAGCTTATGATACATCGAGGATCACGGCAAATAATCCGACAATTAAAAGAACTCGCCTAGTTAATATAGATCTGAATATTTTAAATGCTTCCAAGGATAATAAAAATAGCGCTGCTACTCCTTTCATACTAAATCTTTTTGATAATAAATCGTTAGTTGCAATCAATAAACAAGTGAAAGTAACAAATCGTGGTTTTATTTGGGAAGGATTTATTCAGAATGAACCTTTAAGTACCGTTACATTAGTCGTTAATAATAATATTGTGGCTGGTAATATTGTGTATCCTAATGGTCGTTATCAGATTCGTTTTGTAGGTAACAACGTACATTCTATACAAGAAATAGATGAGCGACGTATGCCAGCAGACGAACCTTACGTACCCTCGCCGCAATCTTCTGAGCCTCAAGTGGATTTAAAAAAAAATACGAACCAAGCCTTAGATAGTGCTGATCGTATTGATGTTATGGTTGCCTATAGTGCAACTACTAGAGCCGCCGCCGGAGGTACGGCTGCTATGCAAGCTTTGATCGATTTAGCAATTAGCGAAACAAATGCGGCTTATGTACGAAGTGGCGTCACATTTCGTTTAAATCTTGTCCATTCTGTTGAAGTAGCCTATACCGAACAGAGTAGTCTTGATCATGCTTTAAACTGTATTACATCAACCAGTGACGGGTGCTTGGACAATATCCACAGCCTAAGGGATACCTATAAAGCGGATTTAGTGAGTTTTTGGGTTGAGAATGGTGGAAATTATTGTGGTTTAGCTTGGCTCATGCAAAATGTATCAAGCGGTTTTGCCAATAATGGCTTTAGTACGGTTGCTACTAATTGTGCAACGGGCTACTACAGTTTTGGACATGAGCTTGGGCATAATATGGGGTTGCGCCACGATACGTTTGTTGATACAAGTACAACACCTTATGCACATGCACATGGGTATGCTTACCCTGCGGGTCAATGGCGCTCAATTATGGCATATAACAATGCTTGTACAGCAGCAGGCGTAAATTGTACCCGTTTACAATTCTTTTCTAATCCAAATAAAACTCAAAATGGTGTTGCCACAGGTCATGCAACAACTGCTGATAATGCAAGAGTGCTAAATGCTACTGCATCAACCGTTGCAAACTTTAGACAAGCTGGAAGTTCTCCTACTAACTATACACTAACCGTCACTAAAGCAGGTTCAGGTAGCGGAACAGTTACGAGTAGCCCCAGTGGGATTAGTTGCGGCACAGATTGTACAGAACAATATGCCTTAAATACTGGTGTTACCTTGACGGCAACGGCGACTGCGGGATCATCGTTTACAGGTTGGACAGGTGCATGCAGTGGTTCAGCAAGTACTTGTACCGTATCCATGAATGCAGCCAAAACAGTAACAGCCACGTTTGCGCCTAGTACTAGTTCTTGCAGTGTTGGCGCACTGAGTATTGGCACGACTGTAAGTGGTACGTGGGCGGCAGGTTGTAATTCTGTGCATCGTGTAGGGCGTTTTGCCAAATATTACAGCTTTACTTTAAGCAGCAGTAAAAAAGTTACCATTGATTTAATGTCTACTACCGATACGTATCTTTATTTGTTATCAGGTAGAGGTACAACGGGTGCAATTTTGGCGTTTGATGATGATGCAGGTGATGGTAGCAATTCTCGTATTTCTGCAACATTAAGTGCAGGTACTTATACCTTAGAAAGTACAACATATAATAGTGGGATGACAGGAAGTTTTACAATTAGCGTAAGAGATGCGCCTATGTTAACTGTCACTAAAGCAGGTTCAGGTAGCGGAACAGTTACGAGTAGCCCCAGTGGGATTAGCTGTGGCACAGATTGTACAGAACAATATGCCTTAAATACTGGTGTTACCTTGACGGCAACGGCGACTGCGGGATCATCGTTTACAGGTTGGACAGGTGCATGTAGTGGTTCAGCAAGTACTTGTACCGTATCCATGAATGCAGCCAAAACAGTGACGGCTACGTTTGTTCCTAGTACATGTAGCATTAGTACGCTAAATATTGGTGCAACTACAAGTGGTACGTGGGCAGCAGGTTGTAATTCTGTGCATCGTGCAGGGCGTTTTGCCAAATATCATAGTTTTACCCTCAGCAGTCGCAGAACCGTTACCATTGATCTGACATCAACCACGGTTGATACCTATCTTTACTTATTGGCAGGTAGAGGTACAACGGGTGCAGTGTTAGCATATGATGATGATTCAGGTAGTAGTACTAATTCAAAAATTGTAATAACGCTCAATGCAGGCACTTACACTTTAGAAAGTACAACCTATAGAAGCAGTGTTACCGGAAGTTTTACTTTAAGTATCCGCTAA
- a CDS encoding rhodanese-like domain-containing protein: protein MFGVREINAAALKKMLDEGQRVRLIDVRSASEVAQGMIQGAEVMPLHTLPMRLNDLPKDETIVFYCRSGARSAQACMFVSQNAGLEPLNLQGGIIGWYQSGYQLVLPNAA, encoded by the coding sequence ATGTTTGGAGTTCGTGAAATTAATGCGGCTGCGTTGAAAAAAATGCTAGATGAAGGGCAAAGAGTACGCTTAATTGACGTGCGTTCTGCGTCTGAAGTAGCGCAAGGTATGATTCAAGGTGCAGAAGTAATGCCATTGCATACTTTGCCTATGCGTCTGAATGACTTACCTAAAGATGAAACCATTGTGTTTTATTGCCGTAGCGGTGCACGTTCTGCCCAAGCTTGTATGTTCGTTTCTCAGAATGCAGGGCTTGAACCACTGAATCTACAAGGTGGAATTATTGGTTGGTATCAATCTGGCTATCAATTAGTATTACCAAATGCCGCATAA
- a CDS encoding DsrE/DsrF/DrsH-like family protein: MKKLAIIATKGTLDWGYPPFILASTAAALGYDVQVFFTFYGLQLLKKDLDLQVTSLGNPGMPMPVPMPVILQTLPGMQGMMTAMMKKKMADKGVASLTELRELCLEADVKFIACQMTVDLFDMDHKEFIDNVEYAGAAAFFEFAGESDICLYI; the protein is encoded by the coding sequence ATGAAAAAACTGGCCATCATTGCAACGAAAGGTACGTTAGATTGGGGATATCCTCCATTTATTCTGGCGTCTACAGCGGCAGCATTAGGTTACGATGTGCAAGTATTTTTTACCTTTTACGGCTTACAGTTACTGAAAAAAGACTTGGATTTACAAGTGACTTCACTCGGTAATCCAGGTATGCCAATGCCAGTTCCAATGCCTGTAATCTTACAAACCCTGCCCGGTATGCAAGGCATGATGACTGCCATGATGAAAAAGAAAATGGCAGATAAAGGCGTGGCCAGCCTGACTGAATTACGTGAATTGTGTTTAGAAGCCGATGTCAAATTTATCGCCTGTCAAATGACGGTCGATTTATTCGACATGGATCATAAAGAGTTCATTGATAATGTTGAATATGCAGGGGCAGCCGCCTTTTTTGAATTTGCGGGTGAATCTGACATTTGTTTGTATATCTAA
- a CDS encoding NAD(P)H-dependent oxidoreductase — protein MHISLISGSHRQASQTEKVARVIAQSLLDHQQATSTEVLSLAGNPFPLWDEGIWEGDAKWQALLHPWSEKLAASDGFVILSPEWHGQVPAGLKNFFLLWGGLPALAHKPALIVTVSSADGGAYPVAELRMSSYKNNRICYIPEQIIVRHVEKVLNTDASLNDTDADIYFRKRIIYAGGILCAYAAALKTVRASGVTDTDLFQFGM, from the coding sequence ATGCATATCAGTTTAATTAGTGGCAGTCACCGCCAAGCCTCACAAACCGAAAAAGTGGCGCGGGTGATTGCACAATCGTTATTAGATCATCAACAAGCGACTAGTACCGAAGTACTATCACTGGCAGGCAATCCTTTCCCCTTATGGGACGAAGGAATTTGGGAGGGTGATGCCAAGTGGCAAGCGCTGCTGCACCCTTGGTCAGAAAAATTAGCGGCTAGTGATGGCTTTGTGATTTTATCCCCCGAATGGCATGGGCAAGTTCCCGCAGGTTTAAAGAACTTCTTTTTACTCTGGGGAGGGTTACCCGCATTAGCCCATAAGCCCGCGTTAATTGTGACAGTTTCCTCCGCCGATGGAGGGGCTTATCCTGTCGCAGAGTTGCGCATGAGTAGTTATAAAAATAACCGTATTTGTTATATACCTGAACAAATTATTGTGCGTCATGTCGAAAAAGTACTAAATACCGATGCTAGTTTAAATGATACCGATGCAGATATTTATTTTCGTAAGCGGATTATTTATGCAGGTGGTATTCTATGTGCGTATGCAGCAGCCTTGAAAACCGTGCGTGCCTCTGGAGTGACTGATACTGATTTGTTCCAGTTCGGCATGTAA
- a CDS encoding metallophosphoesterase, with the protein MLKTAIKTPQRVLNRIGRLPYFHDDRHAERANEIRWLVEEFVDIPVKNLPPALEGFTIVQLTDMHLRPYTQPEHIERAVQKTNALKPDLVVLTGDYVWHDEQDILDLVPILAKLDAKYGIFAVMGNHDIKTDAKLIVETFEQHGIPVLRNQGLDIQHSTGVLHLAGIDDGWLGQPDIKATLDTLRGNKPVVLLAHEPDMIDWYANDPRISLQLSGHTHGGQVQLSPGKPFIRPVLGRKYVQGLYRVNQAWVYTSRGIGTTGVPIRRNCAPEITHITLVAGDSRALLV; encoded by the coding sequence ATGTTAAAAACTGCCATTAAAACCCCGCAACGTGTATTAAATCGCATTGGTCGTCTGCCATATTTTCATGATGATCGACATGCCGAACGTGCGAATGAAATTCGCTGGCTGGTGGAAGAATTTGTGGATATTCCCGTCAAAAATCTACCACCTGCCTTAGAGGGTTTTACGATTGTGCAGTTAACTGACATGCACTTACGTCCTTACACACAGCCTGAACATATTGAGCGCGCTGTGCAGAAAACCAACGCGCTCAAACCAGACTTAGTGGTATTAACTGGCGATTATGTTTGGCACGATGAACAAGATATTCTCGATTTAGTACCAATTCTGGCTAAACTTGATGCTAAATATGGCATTTTTGCCGTCATGGGCAATCACGATATTAAAACGGATGCCAAACTGATTGTGGAAACCTTTGAGCAACACGGTATTCCAGTTTTGCGTAATCAAGGTTTGGATATTCAACACTCAACAGGTGTATTACATCTAGCAGGTATTGATGACGGCTGGCTTGGTCAACCGGACATTAAGGCAACATTAGATACACTGCGCGGAAATAAGCCAGTCGTACTATTAGCGCATGAACCGGATATGATTGATTGGTACGCCAATGATCCGCGTATTTCACTGCAATTATCGGGGCATACACACGGTGGTCAGGTGCAATTATCACCCGGTAAACCGTTTATTCGTCCGGTATTAGGGCGTAAATATGTGCAAGGTTTGTATCGCGTGAATCAAGCGTGGGTTTATACCAGCCGAGGCATTGGTACAACGGGTGTGCCAATTCGGCGTAATTGTGCGCCTGAAATCACGCATATTACACTGGTGGCAGGTGATAGTCGTGCTTTGTTGGTATAA
- a CDS encoding response regulator, whose protein sequence is MQERDLTGLKVVVVDDSKTILRTAEVLLSEQGCWVVTASDGFESLAKIASFKPDVIFIDIMMPRLDGYQTCALIKANRQYRDIPVVMLSSKDSIFDMARGRLAGSDKYLTKPFTKQDLLAAIYTHVPAGANSSSLAASY, encoded by the coding sequence ATGCAAGAGCGCGACCTAACGGGACTTAAGGTTGTTGTGGTTGATGACAGTAAAACTATTTTGCGAACGGCTGAAGTTTTGTTAAGTGAACAAGGCTGCTGGGTTGTTACTGCAAGTGATGGTTTTGAGTCATTGGCTAAGATTGCCTCTTTCAAACCGGATGTCATTTTCATTGACATAATGATGCCGCGTTTGGACGGTTATCAAACATGTGCATTAATCAAAGCGAATCGGCAATACCGTGATATTCCAGTCGTCATGCTGTCCAGTAAAGACAGTATTTTCGATATGGCGCGTGGGCGTTTGGCAGGGTCTGATAAATATTTAACTAAGCCCTTTACCAAACAAGATTTGTTGGCTGCGATCTATACACATGTTCCAGCGGGTGCTAATTCGTCCAGTCTTGCAGCCTCTTACTAA
- a CDS encoding response regulator codes for MAAPHILIIDDSLAETRIFKALLEKHGYQVSIACNGQEGIEVAKSRKPDLIFMDVVMPLLNGFQATRELSRNPETAHIPVVVCSSKSTETDRLWAMRQGAKAYLIKPLSLNVLLDTIAQFTHRVGRYGHTV; via the coding sequence ATGGCTGCTCCACATATTCTCATTATTGACGATTCATTGGCAGAAACACGTATTTTTAAAGCATTACTCGAAAAACACGGCTATCAAGTGAGTATTGCCTGCAATGGTCAAGAAGGGATTGAAGTCGCTAAATCGCGTAAACCCGATTTAATTTTTATGGATGTTGTCATGCCATTACTCAATGGTTTTCAGGCAACCCGTGAATTAAGTCGTAATCCAGAGACTGCCCATATTCCCGTGGTAGTTTGCAGTTCCAAATCTACTGAAACCGACCGTTTATGGGCGATGCGCCAAGGGGCGAAGGCGTATCTCATTAAACCGCTTTCCTTGAACGTGTTACTGGATACGATTGCCCAATTCACTCATAGGGTAGGGCGATATGGCCACACCGTATGA
- a CDS encoding chemotaxis protein CheW, producing the protein MATPYELLAGLALLREKKRSLRSEHEQDLKEWAGFSVHIGQQVCLIPCDQVEEVMTISSFAGVRGVPAFVRGVAYFRAQLLTVVDMLAFLLPQWRPSSISKVFVVRGQQEWFGLQIGEFDGVRHVWSDTPSAPMPAHLSNSWQRYTDQWLSLEGQIVAVLNARNFVKALEKGELDNLGGRL; encoded by the coding sequence ATGGCCACACCGTATGAATTATTAGCGGGTCTTGCGTTATTACGCGAAAAAAAGCGCAGCTTACGTTCGGAGCATGAGCAAGACTTAAAAGAATGGGCGGGCTTCTCGGTACATATTGGGCAACAAGTCTGCTTGATTCCTTGCGATCAAGTGGAAGAAGTGATGACTATTAGTAGTTTTGCGGGGGTACGCGGTGTGCCTGCCTTTGTGCGTGGCGTAGCGTATTTTCGAGCGCAGTTACTAACCGTGGTCGATATGTTGGCGTTTTTATTACCGCAATGGCGACCGAGTAGTATTTCTAAAGTTTTCGTAGTGCGTGGGCAACAGGAATGGTTTGGTTTACAAATCGGCGAGTTTGATGGTGTACGCCACGTTTGGTCAGATACCCCTTCCGCACCGATGCCCGCACATTTATCTAACTCTTGGCAGCGTTATACCGATCAATGGTTGTCCTTAGAAGGGCAGATTGTAGCCGTCTTAAACGCACGTAATTTTGTTAAAGCCTTAGAAAAAGGGGAATTAGATAACTTAGGAGGTCGGTTATGA